The window AACGCATCGATGACCAAGGCGACATAGACAAAGCCGGACCAGGTCGCCACGTAGGTGAGATCGGCGACCCACAGCTGGTTGGGTCGCTGCGCAGCAAAGTCACGATCCACCAGGTCCGCGGGTCGGGCGGCGGTCGCATCCGGCGTGGTGGTCCGGCGGGGCTTGCCACGCACGGCGCCACGCACGCCCAGCTCACGCATCAGGCGCTCGACGGTGCAGCGGGCCGCCGTGATCCCCTCGCGGTGCAGCTGGCGCCACACCTTGCGGGCGCCGTAGACGCCGAAGTGCTCGGCATGGATCCGGGTGATCTCGGCCTTCAGTTCCTGGTCGCGCAACGCTCGGGCCGAGCTGGGGCGGCGTGTGGCGGCGTGGTAGGTGGACGGGGCGATCGGCAGCAGCCGGCAGATCGGCTCGACCCCATAGCGGTGCCTGTGCTGGTTGATGTAGGCGATCATCTGCTCGGTCGGCGGTCGAGCTCCGCCCCGAAGAAAGCCGCCGCGGACTTCAGGATCTCATTCGCGCGACGCAACTCGCGGACCTCGCGCTCCAGCGTCTTGAGCCGCTCGCGCTCGTCGCTGGTCAGCCCCGGCCGCAGCCCGTCATCAGTCTCGGCGCGACGGACCCACTTGCGAAGGGTCTCCGACGACATCCCGAACTTGTGCGCGATGGAGCAGATCGCCGCCCACTGGGAGGGGTGCTCGTCCTGGTGCTCGAACACCAGCCGGACGGCCCGCTCCCGCAGCTCCTGGGGATACCTGCCTGGTCGTGTCATGGCTCCAACCTCTCACGAGTCGGAGCCTCCAGAAATCCCGGGGCGGTTCAGATCCTGGCAGGTCGCTCATGGTGTCCACACTCGCCCGCGACCAGTCCAGCCGTCCCGCTCACCCAACCGGTCCAGCACCTCCAGATGCAGCTGGTCGGACACGCCGGCCTGGGCCCACTCGGTCAGCCGGCACCAGCAGGTCGCCGGCTGCGGCGTCGCCGTCGGGCAAGTCGTCAGGCCTCGAATCCCGCG of the Actinomycetota bacterium genome contains:
- a CDS encoding IS3 family transposase (programmed frameshift), giving the protein MTRPGRYPQELRERAVRLVFEHQDEHPSQWAAICSIAHKFGMSSETLRKWVRRAETDDGLRPGLTSDERERLKTLEREVRELRRANEILKSAAGFLRGGARPPTEQMIAYINQHRHRYGVEPICRLLPIAPSTYHAATRRPSSARALRDQELKAEITRIHAEHFGVYGARKVWRQLHREGITAARCTVERLMRELGVRGAVRGKPRRTTTPDATAARPADLVDRDFAAQRPNQLWVADLTYVATWSGFVYVALVIDAFSRFIVGWQASRSLRTDLALDALEMAIWRRQAQVDGLVHHSDRGSQYLSIRYTERLAEAGAACSVGSVGDSYDNALAETIIGLYKTELIRRRGPWKGIDEVEYATLEWVDWFNHRRLLEPIGHIPPAEFEATYHRREAPNSIDRLKQSSLR